GTCCAGAGAGGGCCCGACCCGGCAGGAGGAAAGCGAATGTTCGGTCGTCGGCATGATGGCCGAGCGCAGCGTACACCTGTACGGACTGCGACGAAGGCGTACGAAGGCCGAGGCGGCGGTGAACACCCGGAATGACCTCCACGGCAGAGACAGACGATGAGACTGCATCTCGAGGGCGCTTTCGGTTACACGGCCTGCGGGATGCATCATCAGCAGCGACTCAAGCGCGAGCCGCAAGTCACGCAAGACACGGCCAAGGTCACCTGCGGGCTCTGCAAGAGGTCACCGGCTTATCGGAAGCGTATCGCAGAGCAGACGATCCGGGACAGCGGGGGCGGGGTTCCGCCCAGACGGTGACCGCTCGTCCTGTGAACCCGGCACCAGGTTACAATGACGCCATGTCCGCAGAAAGGGAGTTTCGTCGCCATGCCAGCCTTTCGGAGAAATCTCAGTCTATTGGCCACGTGTGCTCGCGCCGCCCTGCTCTTGCTCCTGGCCGTAGCGCCGGCGTCCGCGCAGTCCGGAGGAACCATCAGGGGCACGGTTGTGGACGTGTTCGGGAGCGCCCTGCCGGGTGTCCGGGTGACGGCGACCGGCTCCGGCGTGGACGCAGGAGACCTCACGGATGCGGAAGGGGCCTACGAGTTCACCGGATTGGCACCCGGCGATCTTGTCTTGACCGCCACCCTGTTCGGCTATGCGACCCGGGAGATTCCGGCCACGGTCCGAGCAGGCACGATCGAGACGGTCGATATCGTTCTACAGCCTTTCTTCCAACTCACGCCGATCAGCGTGGTGGCGGAGGAGCCCACGGTATTCGCGCGAAATCTCGTCGCGGAGCCGATGATGAGGCAGCAGTCGAGCATCACGGCCGTGACGTCGGTGATCGACAACCTTCCCGGCGTCTCGGTTCAAGAGGGGGACGCGTACGCCTTTGACGACTGGTCGAGCAACGTAGTCATGCGCGGCTTCCAGTCGACGATCAACGACGTGCAGATCGGCACCACCATCGACGGGTTCCCCAATGGCACGTCGGACTACTGGAGCGGCGCAAAGGCGAACCGGTTCGTCGACCCGATCAACCTTGGCGGCGTTGAGGTGTCGCAGGGGACCGCCGACATCGCCTCGCAGTCGGTCGAGGCGCTGGGCGGGACGCTCAACTTTCTGACCGCCGACCCTGCGGAGGAGGCAAGCCGGACGGCCTCGGTCACGATCGGCGAGAACGAGGGCCAGCGGTTCGCCGCGAGGGTCGAGACCGGGTCGCTGTTCGGCGGCGCGACGCGGGCCTGGGTTGCCGCGATCCGGCAGGAGGCGACCGATTGGATGGAGGGCTCGGCACGGAACGAGCGGGAGCACTTCGCCGCCAAGATCGTGTCTTCGCACGGCAACCTCGATCTGACCGGCTACCTCTCCCACGACGACATCCACGAGGATGTCTACCAGCGGCTCTACAGCAACGCCGACTTCCGGGCCGACCCGCGCTGGGACCGTCTGATCGGCCACTGGCCGGGCGTACCCTATCTGAACCAGTTCTTCCGGCCCGGCTGGCAGACGCGGCGCAAGAACACGCTCACCTACGTGAAGGCCGACTGGTCCGTTAGCGACCTGATCTCGCTCAGTGCGGGCGTGTACGGCCATCGCAACTGGGGGCGGGGCGACTGGCTGCCCCCCTACATCGTCGACGTGGTGGACGACGGAGGCGGACCCGAATCGGAGTTGGCGGGCCGCGTGCCGGTGCGGGGCGGTAGCCAGCTCGGGGTGATCCGGTTCGTGGACGGCAACGGAGTCGCCGTCGGGCCAACGCCGGGATGTAACTCGTCCTACATCTTCAACTACTACGGCTCGGGCGGGCCGGAGGTCGACCCGGCATGCCACCCGGCGGCGAGCGCGGTGCAATCGTACCGCCACAGCCACTACGGGAAGAGCCGCCTCGGCGCGAACGTCGACGGGGAGTGGTCCGTGCTGTTCGGGGGCGGACGGGGCAGCGTGCTGCGCGCGGGCATCTGGTACGAGGACTCGCGACGCGACCTCGGCCGCGACTGGCACCGTATTCTGGACCCTGCAATCAACTTCAAGTGGGACGAGCAGCCCTACTGGCACCAGTACGAGTGGGAGTTTCCGCAAAGCGTCTTCAAGTGGTACGCCGAGGAGACGCTGTACTTCGGCCCGTTCGAGTTGACCGGCGGCATCAAGCAATACTTGGTCTCCGTGTCGCGCGAGGACCGGTTCGGGGTCGACCGGACGCTCGACGTGGGTTCGGACTCGGACGTGCTCCTCTCCGGCGGTCTCACCTACGAGACGCCGGTCGAGGGCTTAGACCTGTTCTTGGGCTACGCCGAGAACTTCAGGGCGATCGGCAGCAACCTGCTCGAAGTGCCGGGCAGGAGTCTTGACCGCCTCGAACCCGAGACCGCTTCGAACGTCGATGTCGGCGTTCAGTACGCGGGCGAGCGGGTCGCCCTGAGCGCCACCGTTTATTCCATCGATTTCGACAACCGGATCTTCTACCTCGGCCCCCAGACGCCCGCGGGTCCCAACTACCTGATCCCCGGAGGCGGGGCGTATTTCAACGCGGGCGGCATCGAGACCAGCGGCATCGAGTTGGCCGCTACCGTAGCGGTGTCGGGTCGGACATCCCTCTACACGGCCCTCACGCTCAACGACTCGAAGTATCTGGGGACCGACGATCCGCTCGTCGACGCCACCCAGGGCATCGTCGCAGGCGACGACGTTACCGGGGTGCCGCCCCGGCTTTGGGTGGTCTCCCTCGACCGCGACGGACCCCTGGGCGGCGGGCTGTCGGCGAAGTACACGTCGGCGCGCCGCGTCAGTCTGACGGCCGACTGGTACACCGACGCCTACTGGACGACGGACGCCTACGTCAGCTTCAGCGGCGAGGCGCTTAGCGACCTGTTCAGGTCGACGGAGTTCTCGATCGTCGCGAACAACCTGCTCGACACCCCGTACCTGTCCGCGATCACCGAGAACGCGGCATGGCTGGGCGCGCCCCGAACCATATCCATGACCGCGACCGTCTCGTTCTGACGGGTGCTCGATTCGCTCCCTTCAGGATGAAGGTAGCGCGGCATCCGTGCAGGGTGGTTGGTACCTCCGCGCTCGACCCGCCGATTGGCCTTCCCGCACGGGATTGCTGGCCCGGAGCGACCCCCGGCGGAGGGTGGGATGAGTGTGCACATCCCGACCCTCCGCGATGCCACCCCAGGCATCGAAAACGGGGGGTCGCTCCGGTCACGGCCTCCGGTTCCGCCGCGGCGCAGCCGCCCCGGAGGCCGTGGTGCAACCATAGGCCGAACAACGGTCTATGCAGGTCACGCACCCGCACGTCCGAATCGCGGTTCCTCGCACATGTACCCCCGTGT
This region of Gammaproteobacteria bacterium genomic DNA includes:
- a CDS encoding TonB-dependent receptor — protein: MATCARAALLLLLAVAPASAQSGGTIRGTVVDVFGSALPGVRVTATGSGVDAGDLTDAEGAYEFTGLAPGDLVLTATLFGYATREIPATVRAGTIETVDIVLQPFFQLTPISVVAEEPTVFARNLVAEPMMRQQSSITAVTSVIDNLPGVSVQEGDAYAFDDWSSNVVMRGFQSTINDVQIGTTIDGFPNGTSDYWSGAKANRFVDPINLGGVEVSQGTADIASQSVEALGGTLNFLTADPAEEASRTASVTIGENEGQRFAARVETGSLFGGATRAWVAAIRQEATDWMEGSARNEREHFAAKIVSSHGNLDLTGYLSHDDIHEDVYQRLYSNADFRADPRWDRLIGHWPGVPYLNQFFRPGWQTRRKNTLTYVKADWSVSDLISLSAGVYGHRNWGRGDWLPPYIVDVVDDGGGPESELAGRVPVRGGSQLGVIRFVDGNGVAVGPTPGCNSSYIFNYYGSGGPEVDPACHPAASAVQSYRHSHYGKSRLGANVDGEWSVLFGGGRGSVLRAGIWYEDSRRDLGRDWHRILDPAINFKWDEQPYWHQYEWEFPQSVFKWYAEETLYFGPFELTGGIKQYLVSVSREDRFGVDRTLDVGSDSDVLLSGGLTYETPVEGLDLFLGYAENFRAIGSNLLEVPGRSLDRLEPETASNVDVGVQYAGERVALSATVYSIDFDNRIFYLGPQTPAGPNYLIPGGGAYFNAGGIETSGIELAATVAVSGRTSLYTALTLNDSKYLGTDDPLVDATQGIVAGDDVTGVPPRLWVVSLDRDGPLGGGLSAKYTSARRVSLTADWYTDAYWTTDAYVSFSGEALSDLFRSTEFSIVANNLLDTPYLSAITENAAWLGAPRTISMTATVSF